In Pseudomonas sp. Leaf58, one DNA window encodes the following:
- a CDS encoding twin transmembrane helix small protein — MLKAAIVLMLLATIASLFSGLVFLVKDDENSTRLLKALTVRVTLAALTIGLIAWGFISGQLVSHAPF; from the coding sequence ATGCTCAAGGCCGCGATTGTCCTGATGCTGTTGGCCACGATTGCCAGCCTGTTCAGTGGCTTGGTGTTTCTGGTCAAGGACGACGAAAACTCAACCCGCCTGCTGAAAGCGCTGACTGTGCGGGTAACCCTGGCGGCATTGACCATCGGCCTGATCGCCTGGGGCTTTATCAGCGGTCAGCTGGTTTCACATGCCCCCTTCTGA
- a CDS encoding methionine ABC transporter ATP-binding protein, protein MIEFQQVHKTYRVAGREIPALNPTSLTIEDGQVFGLIGHSGAGKSTMLRLINRLEEPSGGKIIVDGEDVTAFNASQLRGFRQQVGMIFQHFNLLASKTVADNVALPLTLAGDLSRSEIDKRVTELLARVGLSDHAKKYPAQLSGGQKQRVGIARALSTNPKILLCDEATSALDPQTTASVLQLLAEINRELKLTIVLITHEMDVIRRVCDCVAVMDAGHIVEQGSVAEVFLHPQHATTKRFVQEDEQVDEGEQRDDFAHVPGRIVRLTFQGDATYAPLLGTVARETGVDYSILAGRIDRIKDVPYGQLTLALIGGDMEAAFARFKAADVHMEVLR, encoded by the coding sequence GTGATCGAGTTCCAACAGGTACATAAAACCTACCGCGTTGCCGGTAGGGAAATCCCCGCACTGAATCCGACCAGCCTGACCATCGAAGATGGCCAAGTGTTCGGCCTTATCGGCCACTCTGGTGCCGGCAAAAGCACCATGCTGCGCCTGATCAACCGCCTGGAAGAGCCTTCTGGTGGCAAGATCATCGTCGACGGCGAAGACGTCACCGCCTTCAACGCCAGCCAGCTGCGCGGCTTCCGCCAGCAGGTCGGGATGATTTTCCAGCACTTCAACCTGCTGGCTTCCAAGACCGTCGCCGACAACGTCGCGCTGCCGCTGACCCTGGCCGGCGACCTGTCGCGCAGCGAAATCGACAAGCGCGTCACCGAACTGCTGGCCCGCGTCGGCCTGTCGGACCACGCCAAAAAGTATCCGGCGCAGTTGTCTGGCGGCCAGAAGCAACGCGTCGGCATCGCCCGCGCCCTGTCCACCAACCCCAAGATCCTGCTGTGCGACGAGGCCACCAGCGCCCTCGACCCGCAAACCACGGCTTCGGTCCTGCAATTACTGGCCGAAATCAACCGTGAACTGAAGCTGACCATCGTGCTGATCACCCACGAGATGGACGTGATCCGCCGGGTCTGCGACTGCGTAGCAGTGATGGACGCCGGCCACATCGTCGAGCAGGGCTCGGTGGCCGAGGTGTTCCTGCACCCGCAGCACGCCACCACCAAGCGTTTCGTCCAGGAAGACGAGCAGGTCGACGAAGGCGAGCAGCGCGACGACTTTGCCCATGTGCCAGGCCGCATCGTGCGCCTGACCTTCCAGGGCGACGCCACCTACGCGCCGCTGCTAGGCACCGTGGCCCGCGAAACCGGTGTGGACTACAGCATCCTCGCTGGGCGTATCGACCGTATCAAGGATGTCCCCTATGGCCAGCTCACCCTCGCCCTGATCGGCGGTGACATGGAAGCGGCATTTGCCCGCTTCAAGGCAGCTGACGTACATATGGAGGTACTGCGTTGA
- a CDS encoding cytochrome c oxidase subunit 3, whose protein sequence is MASHQHYYVPAQSKWPIIATIGMFITVFGLGTWFNDMKAGHPDSHGPLIFFVGALFLAYMLFGWFGSVVRESRAGLYSPQLDRSFRWGMSWFIFSEVMFFLAFFGALFYVRVLAGPWLGGEGAKGVAHMLWPTFEFTWPLLHTPDPKLFPPPKEVIDPWHLPLINTILLVSSSVTITIAHHALRRNHRGPLKVWMALTIILGISFIALQAFEYHEAYTKLGLTLGSGIYGATFFMLTGFHGAHVTLGTIILIVMFVRILRGHFNPEKHFGFEAASWYWHFVDVVWVGLFIFVYVL, encoded by the coding sequence ATGGCAAGTCATCAGCACTACTATGTCCCGGCGCAGAGCAAGTGGCCGATCATCGCCACCATCGGCATGTTCATCACGGTGTTTGGCCTGGGTACCTGGTTCAACGATATGAAGGCAGGGCACCCGGACTCGCACGGCCCGCTGATTTTCTTCGTCGGCGCGTTGTTCCTGGCATACATGCTGTTCGGCTGGTTCGGTTCGGTGGTCCGGGAAAGCCGCGCGGGGCTATACAGCCCGCAGTTGGATCGCTCGTTCCGTTGGGGCATGAGCTGGTTCATCTTCTCCGAGGTGATGTTCTTCCTGGCCTTCTTCGGTGCGTTGTTCTATGTACGCGTGCTAGCTGGGCCGTGGCTGGGAGGTGAAGGGGCCAAGGGGGTTGCCCACATGCTGTGGCCAACCTTCGAGTTCACCTGGCCGTTGCTGCACACGCCCGACCCGAAACTGTTCCCGCCGCCCAAGGAAGTGATTGACCCGTGGCACCTGCCGTTGATCAACACCATCTTGCTGGTCAGCTCCAGCGTGACCATCACCATCGCCCACCATGCCCTGCGCCGTAACCACCGTGGCCCGCTGAAAGTCTGGATGGCCCTGACCATCATCCTCGGCATCAGCTTTATCGCGCTGCAGGCCTTCGAGTACCACGAGGCCTATACCAAGCTGGGCCTGACGCTGGGGTCGGGGATTTATGGTGCGACGTTCTTCATGCTAACCGGCTTCCACGGCGCCCACGTGACCTTGGGCACGATCATCCTGATCGTGATGTTCGTGCGCATCTTGCGCGGGCATTTCAACCCGGAAAAACACTTTGGCTTCGAGGCGGCCAGTTGGTACTGGCACTTCGTCGACGTGGTGTGGGTAGGGTTGTTTATCTTTGTATACGTACTCTGA
- a CDS encoding heme A synthase, protein MARPGFRLAVFATLLALLVVLLGAYTRLTHAGLGCPDWPGCYGFISVPKGEAQLAHAELHFPEHPVEAAKGWAEMVHRYFAGTLAVVIALLALQAVRRHARDGQPYRLPVLLLGVVLAQAAFGMWTVTLKLWPQVVTAHLLGGFTTLSLLFLLSLRLSRAFAPLPKLPLSLRRIAALALLVVIGQIALGGWVSANYAAVACIDLPTCHGQWWPAADFSNGFHLTQHVGPNYLGGQLDSDARTAIHISHRLGALLVTGVLLMLSWKLHRCGLPGLARLVLLALAVQVGLGISNVLLHLPLAVAVAHNAGGALLLLSMVLVNYRIRVVDKVRVGVGHGWRLRPVAGVGISHHMRNDSWRRF, encoded by the coding sequence ATGGCCAGACCCGGATTCCGCCTTGCTGTGTTCGCCACCCTGCTGGCACTGTTGGTCGTCCTGCTCGGTGCCTATACCCGCCTGACCCACGCCGGGCTCGGCTGCCCGGACTGGCCGGGTTGCTATGGCTTCATTAGCGTGCCCAAGGGTGAAGCTCAGCTGGCGCATGCCGAGCTGCACTTTCCTGAGCACCCGGTGGAAGCCGCCAAGGGCTGGGCCGAGATGGTCCATCGCTACTTTGCCGGCACCCTGGCCGTGGTGATTGCCCTGCTCGCCTTGCAGGCGGTGCGCCGGCATGCCCGCGATGGTCAGCCTTATCGCCTGCCGGTGCTGTTGCTGGGCGTGGTGCTGGCCCAGGCAGCCTTCGGCATGTGGACGGTCACCTTGAAGCTGTGGCCGCAAGTGGTCACCGCGCATTTACTGGGTGGTTTCACCACCCTCAGCCTGCTGTTCCTGTTGTCCCTGCGTCTATCTCGGGCCTTTGCGCCGCTGCCAAAACTGCCATTGAGCCTGCGCCGGATTGCCGCGTTGGCGCTGCTGGTGGTGATCGGCCAGATTGCCTTGGGCGGTTGGGTCAGCGCCAATTACGCGGCTGTCGCCTGTATCGACCTGCCCACCTGCCATGGCCAGTGGTGGCCTGCGGCGGACTTCAGCAACGGTTTCCACCTCACTCAGCACGTCGGCCCCAACTACCTGGGCGGCCAGTTGGACAGTGATGCGCGCACAGCCATCCATATCAGCCATCGCCTGGGGGCGTTACTGGTGACCGGTGTGCTGCTGATGCTCAGCTGGAAACTGCACCGCTGTGGCCTACCTGGCCTGGCGCGGCTGGTGTTGCTGGCACTGGCCGTTCAAGTCGGCCTGGGCATCAGCAATGTGCTGTTGCACCTGCCACTGGCCGTGGCGGTGGCGCACAACGCTGGTGGCGCGCTGCTGCTGCTGAGCATGGTGCTGGTGAACTACCGCATCCGTGTGGTCGACAAGGTGCGCGTGGGGGTCGGCCATGGCTGGCGCTTGCGGCCGGTTGCAGGCGTCGGCATTTCCCATCACATGAGGAACGATTCGTGGCGACGCTTCTGA
- the cyoE gene encoding heme o synthase, translating to MATLLSARRASWRDYLELTKPKVVVLMLITSLAGMFLATRAGVSWSVLLFGNLGIGLCASGAAVVNHVVDRRIDALMARTHKRPLAQGRVEPLPALLFALALALLGMALLLVFTNALTAWLTLASLLGYAVLYTGFLKRATPQNIVIGGLAGAAPPLLGWVAVSGHVSAEPLLLVLIIFAWTPPHFWALAIHRKEEYAKADIPMLPVTHGERYTKLHILLYTLVLLAVSLLPYAIHMSGPLYLACALLLGLRFLHWAWVLYRGSRPHAAIGTFKYSIGYLFALFIALLLDHYLLLNL from the coding sequence GTGGCGACGCTTCTGAGCGCACGTCGGGCCAGCTGGCGGGATTACCTGGAGCTGACCAAGCCCAAGGTGGTGGTGCTGATGCTGATCACCTCGCTGGCGGGTATGTTCCTCGCCACCCGTGCGGGCGTGAGTTGGAGCGTGTTGTTGTTCGGCAACTTGGGTATCGGCCTGTGTGCCAGCGGTGCGGCGGTGGTCAACCATGTAGTCGATCGGCGCATCGACGCGCTGATGGCACGTACCCACAAGCGGCCCCTGGCCCAGGGCCGGGTCGAGCCGCTGCCAGCGCTGCTGTTCGCCTTGGCGCTGGCGTTGTTGGGCATGGCCTTGCTGCTGGTGTTCACCAATGCCCTCACCGCCTGGCTGACCCTGGCCTCCTTGCTGGGCTATGCGGTGCTCTATACCGGCTTCCTCAAGCGGGCCACACCGCAGAACATCGTCATCGGTGGCTTGGCGGGTGCCGCCCCACCATTGCTAGGCTGGGTGGCGGTCAGTGGCCATGTCAGCGCCGAGCCCTTGCTGCTGGTGCTGATCATCTTCGCCTGGACCCCACCCCACTTCTGGGCGCTGGCTATCCACCGCAAGGAGGAGTACGCCAAGGCCGATATCCCGATGCTGCCGGTAACCCATGGCGAGCGCTACACCAAGCTGCACATCCTGCTGTACACCCTGGTGTTGCTGGCGGTGAGCCTGCTGCCCTACGCCATCCACATGAGCGGCCCGCTGTACCTGGCCTGCGCCCTGTTGTTGGGCCTGCGCTTCCTGCATTGGGCCTGGGTGTTGTACCGTGGCAGCCGGCCGCACGCGGCAATCGGCACCTTCAAGTACTCTATCGGCTACCTGTTTGCGCTGTTCATCGCGTTGCTCCTTGACCACTACTTGTTGCTGAACCTATGA
- a CDS encoding cytochrome c oxidase assembly protein — protein sequence MTGLTLKRLVLRLLMLTVVMFAFGFALVPIYDVMCKAFGINGKTGVQYEGSQVSDPTRSVRVQFMSTNASDMVWDFYSTADQLEVNPGAVNQMIFIAHNPTDRPMSAQAIPSITPAEAAAYFHKTECFCFTQQVLQPGERIEMPVRFIVDRDLPASVKHLTLAYTLFDITARHPPVAHVAAQDVQGAR from the coding sequence ATGACCGGCCTGACGCTGAAACGCCTGGTACTGCGCCTGCTGATGCTGACGGTGGTGATGTTCGCCTTCGGCTTTGCCCTGGTGCCGATCTACGACGTGATGTGCAAGGCCTTTGGCATCAACGGCAAGACTGGCGTGCAATACGAAGGCAGCCAGGTCAGTGACCCGACGCGGTCGGTGCGTGTGCAATTCATGTCGACCAATGCCAGCGACATGGTCTGGGACTTCTATTCCACGGCCGACCAGCTGGAGGTCAACCCGGGGGCGGTCAACCAGATGATCTTCATCGCCCATAACCCCACCGATCGGCCGATGAGTGCGCAAGCCATCCCTAGCATCACCCCGGCCGAGGCCGCGGCGTACTTCCACAAGACCGAGTGCTTCTGCTTTACCCAGCAGGTGCTGCAGCCTGGCGAACGCATCGAGATGCCGGTGCGCTTCATCGTCGACCGCGACCTGCCGGCCAGCGTGAAGCACCTGACACTGGCCTACACCTTGTTCGACATCACCGCTCGCCACCCGCCCGTCGCGCATGTCGCGGCCCAGGACGTCCAGGGCGCCCGTTAA
- a CDS encoding SURF1 family protein, translated as MRPFRPGWLPTLVVLALLPGLIALGCWQLGRAEEKRMLLAIYAERQIEAPRATAQLTASQDNAYRHVHLYGRFDAEHSLLLDNRMRDGQAGVELLQPFHDQASGLWLLVNRGWLPWPDRRVPVQFATPSQTLALDASVYVAPGSTFQLHPDPAGGQWPRLLTAVDAAQLWQRLGREGFAHELRLQPGPAAYRLGWPVVAMGPEKHLGYAVQWFALAFALVLLYLYFGWHHNKEKRHGHRHSTGSA; from the coding sequence ATGAGGCCGTTTCGCCCGGGCTGGTTACCCACCCTGGTAGTGCTCGCGCTGCTGCCGGGGCTGATCGCGCTTGGCTGCTGGCAACTCGGTCGCGCCGAGGAAAAGCGCATGTTGCTAGCCATCTATGCTGAGCGCCAGATCGAGGCGCCCCGGGCCACTGCGCAACTGACGGCGAGCCAAGACAACGCCTACCGCCATGTGCATCTTTATGGCCGTTTCGACGCCGAGCACAGCCTGCTGTTGGACAACCGCATGCGCGATGGCCAGGCCGGTGTCGAGCTGCTGCAGCCTTTTCATGACCAAGCCAGTGGCCTATGGCTGCTGGTCAATCGCGGCTGGTTACCGTGGCCGGACCGCCGGGTGCCGGTGCAATTCGCTACTCCTTCCCAAACGTTGGCGCTGGACGCTTCGGTGTATGTCGCGCCCGGCAGCACGTTCCAGCTGCATCCCGACCCTGCAGGCGGCCAGTGGCCGCGCCTGCTGACCGCGGTGGATGCCGCGCAGCTATGGCAACGACTCGGTCGTGAAGGCTTCGCCCATGAACTGCGCCTGCAACCTGGCCCGGCGGCCTATCGCCTGGGCTGGCCGGTAGTCGCCATGGGCCCGGAGAAACATCTGGGGTATGCCGTGCAGTGGTTTGCCCTGGCGTTCGCTTTGGTACTGCTTTACCTCTACTTCGGCTGGCACCACAACAAGGAGAAACGCCATGGCCACCGCCACTCCACTGGAAGTGCCTGA
- a CDS encoding methionine ABC transporter permease, translated as MDALNFFANVDWAEIWLATIDTMIMLFGSLFFTVLLGLPLGVLLFLCGPKQMFEQKGVYALLSLVVNILRSLPFIILLIVMIPITVLITGTSLGVAGAIPPLVVGATPFFARLVETALREVDRGIIEATQSMGATTRQIITSALLPEARPGIFAAITVTAITLVSYTAMAGVVGAGGLGDLAIRFGYQRFQTDVMVVTVVLLLVLVQVLQSVGDKLVVHFSRK; from the coding sequence ATGGACGCCCTGAATTTCTTTGCCAACGTCGACTGGGCCGAAATCTGGCTGGCCACCATCGACACCATGATCATGCTGTTCGGCTCGCTGTTCTTCACCGTGCTGCTGGGCCTGCCGCTGGGCGTGCTGCTATTCCTCTGCGGGCCGAAGCAGATGTTCGAGCAGAAGGGCGTGTATGCGCTGCTGTCGCTGGTCGTCAACATCCTGCGTTCGCTGCCGTTCATCATCCTGCTGATCGTGATGATCCCGATTACCGTGCTGATCACCGGCACCTCGCTGGGCGTCGCCGGCGCCATCCCGCCGCTGGTGGTAGGCGCCACGCCGTTCTTCGCGCGCCTGGTGGAAACCGCCCTGCGTGAAGTAGACCGCGGCATCATCGAAGCCACCCAGTCGATGGGTGCAACCACCCGGCAGATCATCACCAGCGCATTGCTGCCAGAAGCCCGCCCGGGCATCTTCGCGGCCATTACCGTAACCGCCATCACCCTGGTGTCGTACACCGCCATGGCCGGCGTGGTCGGTGCCGGCGGCTTGGGCGACCTGGCCATCCGCTTCGGTTACCAGCGCTTCCAGACCGATGTGATGGTCGTCACCGTGGTGCTGTTGCTGGTACTGGTTCAAGTGCTGCAGAGCGTGGGCGACAAACTGGTCGTGCATTTTTCCCGTAAGTAA
- a CDS encoding SCO family protein, whose amino-acid sequence MTRTQKTVFILVAVVALIMGLTVNKVLNGRDQPNPTELIDAGIILLPQSRTVADVTMTNQDGQPVQLDDLKGKWSLLFFGYTYCPDICPTTLAQLRQVKSELPKEAVERLQVVLVSVDPNRDTPNQLKQYLGYFDKDFVGVAGSIEDTQKLANALSIPFIPADTSKPGYTVDHSGNLAVVGPDGRQRGFIRAPFNNQKLVAQLPGLVKRD is encoded by the coding sequence ATGACCCGAACCCAGAAAACCGTCTTCATCCTTGTTGCCGTGGTCGCGTTGATCATGGGCCTGACCGTCAACAAGGTCCTCAATGGCCGCGACCAACCCAACCCCACCGAGCTGATCGATGCCGGCATCATCCTGCTGCCGCAAAGCCGTACCGTGGCCGATGTGACCATGACCAACCAGGACGGCCAGCCGGTGCAACTGGACGACTTAAAGGGCAAATGGTCGCTGCTGTTCTTTGGCTACACCTACTGCCCGGACATCTGCCCGACCACCCTGGCCCAGTTGCGCCAGGTTAAGAGCGAGCTGCCCAAGGAGGCTGTGGAGCGGCTGCAGGTGGTACTGGTGAGCGTGGACCCGAACCGCGACACGCCGAACCAGTTGAAGCAGTACCTGGGCTATTTCGACAAGGATTTCGTTGGGGTGGCAGGGTCGATCGAGGATACTCAGAAACTGGCCAATGCCTTGAGCATTCCGTTCATCCCGGCGGATACCAGCAAGCCGGGGTATACCGTGGACCACAGTGGCAACCTGGCGGTTGTCGGGCCGGATGGGCGTCAGCGCGGGTTCATTCGGGCGCCATTCAACAACCAGAAGCTGGTGGCGCAGTTGCCGGGGCTCGTGAAGCGAGATTGA
- a CDS encoding MetQ/NlpA family ABC transporter substrate-binding protein yields MKKLLAVVAAVAAFSANAESLTVAATPVPHAEILNFVKPALAKEGVELKVKEFTDYIQPNVQVAEKRLDANFFQHQPYLDEFNKAKGTNLVSVAGVHIEPLGVYSTKIKKLEELSSGATVVIPNDATNGGRALLLLDKAGVIKLKDNKNILSTVKDVAENPKNLKFRELEAATIPRVLTQVDAALINTNYALEAKLNPEKDALAIEGSDSPYVNILVARPDNKDSDAMKKLAAALHSPEVKQFINEKYKGAVVPAF; encoded by the coding sequence ATGAAGAAGCTGCTTGCTGTTGTCGCCGCTGTCGCGGCCTTCTCGGCCAACGCCGAGTCCCTCACCGTTGCCGCTACCCCAGTGCCGCACGCCGAAATCCTCAACTTCGTCAAACCTGCGCTGGCCAAAGAGGGCGTGGAGCTGAAGGTCAAGGAATTCACCGACTACATCCAGCCAAACGTACAGGTTGCCGAAAAGCGCCTGGATGCCAACTTCTTCCAGCACCAGCCGTACCTGGATGAGTTCAACAAGGCCAAGGGCACCAACCTGGTGAGCGTAGCCGGCGTGCACATCGAGCCGCTGGGCGTGTACTCGACCAAGATCAAGAAGCTGGAAGAGCTGTCCTCCGGCGCTACCGTGGTCATCCCCAACGATGCCACCAACGGCGGCCGCGCCCTGCTGCTGCTGGACAAGGCTGGGGTAATCAAGCTGAAGGACAACAAGAACATCCTGTCCACTGTGAAGGATGTTGCCGAGAACCCGAAAAACCTGAAGTTCCGTGAGCTGGAAGCCGCCACCATCCCGCGCGTGCTGACCCAGGTCGATGCCGCCCTGATCAACACCAACTACGCGCTAGAAGCCAAGCTGAACCCAGAAAAAGACGCCCTGGCCATCGAAGGCAGCGACTCGCCCTATGTGAACATCCTGGTTGCTCGCCCAGACAACAAGGATTCGGACGCGATGAAGAAGCTGGCCGCTGCGCTGCACTCGCCTGAAGTGAAGCAGTTCATCAACGAGAAGTATAAAGGCGCTGTGGTTCCGGCGTTCTAA